A stretch of Suncus etruscus isolate mSunEtr1 chromosome 9, mSunEtr1.pri.cur, whole genome shotgun sequence DNA encodes these proteins:
- the LOC126018744 gene encoding olfactory receptor 5AN1-like encodes MVKGRNVTEITHFILVGFSDLPRILIVLFIVFLLMYITTLTWNVGLIILIRMDSHLHTPMYFFLSNLSFIDICYVTTTVPKMLSGFFQEQSTVTVMGCAIQYFAFSLMGLSESCVMTAMAYDRYAAICNPLLYSSIMSPTFCVQMLLGSYMAAISGAIAQLCAILRLYFCGPNIINHFFCDLPQLINLSCNDTFFSRVILAIVTMIFGVTNALLIMISYVYIVLSILKITSAKGRVKAFNTCASHLTAVSFFYVSSVVVYLSSGTGSSSAVDRFASVFYTVLIPLLNPLIYSLRNREIKDALKKLPNKRGYC; translated from the coding sequence ATGGTAAAGGGAAGAAATGTTACAGAAATTACCCATTTCATCCTCGTGGGGTTCTCAGATTTGCCTAGAATTTTAATAGTGCTCTTCATTGTGTTCCTGTTAATGTACATTACTACGCTGACCTGGAACGTGGGCCTTATTATACTAATAAGAATGGACTCCCATCTCCACacacccatgtacttcttcctcagcAATCTGTCCTTCATAGATATCTGCTATGTGACCACTACAGTTCCCAAGATGCTCTCAGGATTCTTCCAGGAGCAGTCAACTGTCACTGTCATGGGTTGTGCTATTCAGTACTTCGCCTTTTCATTGATGGGCTTGAGTGAGTCTTGTGTCATGACGGCCATGGCTTATGATCGCTATGCTGCCATTTGTAATCCACTTCTCTATTCATCAATCATGTCGCCCACCTTTTGTGTGCAGATGCTGTTGGGATCCTATATGGCTGCAATCTCGGGTGCTATAGCCCAATTGTGTGCCATTCTTCGACTCTACTTCTGTGGGCCTAATATCATTAATCACTTCTTCTGTGACTTGCCCCAACTGATAAATTTATCCTGTAATGACACTTTCTTTTCACGAGTCATACTGGCTATAGTCACCATGATCTTTGGAGTAACCAATGCCCTGCTTATCATGATATCCTATGTCTATATTGTCCTCTCCATCTTAAAGATCACTTCAGCTAAAGGCAGAGTCAAGGCTTTCAACACATGTGCTTCTCACCTGACAGCAGTCTCCTTCTTTTATGTCTCAAGTGTAGTTGTTTATTTGAGTTCTGGCACTGGAAGCTCTTCAGCTGTTGACAGATTTGCATCAGTGTTCTATACTGTGTTGATCCCCTTGTTGAACCCTTTGATTTACAGTCTGAGGAACAGGGAAATCAAAGATGCCTTGAAGAAGCTTCCAAATAAGAGAGGGTATTGCTGA